From Gemmatimonadota bacterium, a single genomic window includes:
- a CDS encoding PorV/PorQ family protein, translated as MKRMIWIAAIALFLSPQSALAQDVAGFDDLEPVAAEGHFRSEGDKGNRIARSGFALLKLSASARLAGMADANVGTSRDIHSIFQNAAGLVHIDNMAYLASYNEWLVGTKMGAGGFAYRIPIGVVGVAFRTFTYPDVEETTPMQPDGTGRNIKLGDFSVAASFAKQLTDKFSMGFRLRYVRSQLHIINVSSTTFDIGTIFYTGFKSLRVGMTISNLGGNKEVLTEDYRLPFFYNLAVAMELIGKQGDPLYLTGAYEHVFFRDYGERDHIGGELWIQNLLALRAGYKFKYDVESWSVGAGVNLNVTEERKISVDVSYSDIGGAIKERPLRLTLSGTF; from the coding sequence ATGAAACGTATGATCTGGATAGCAGCTATCGCGCTTTTTCTCAGCCCTCAAAGTGCCCTGGCTCAGGATGTGGCAGGCTTTGATGATCTGGAACCCGTAGCTGCGGAAGGGCATTTTCGCTCGGAAGGCGATAAGGGCAACCGCATTGCGCGCAGTGGGTTCGCGCTTTTGAAGCTGTCTGCCTCTGCGCGCCTGGCTGGCATGGCCGATGCCAATGTGGGCACATCGCGAGATATTCACTCGATATTCCAGAATGCAGCAGGGCTGGTGCATATCGACAATATGGCATATCTGGCATCTTATAACGAGTGGCTTGTGGGCACCAAAATGGGGGCTGGGGGTTTTGCCTATCGCATTCCCATAGGCGTTGTGGGTGTCGCCTTTCGCACGTTTACCTATCCCGATGTGGAAGAGACCACGCCCATGCAACCCGATGGGACGGGGCGAAATATCAAGCTGGGTGATTTTTCAGTTGCGGCGTCTTTTGCCAAGCAACTGACCGATAAATTTTCGATGGGTTTTCGCCTGCGCTATGTGCGATCACAGCTTCACATTATCAATGTGAGTTCCACGACTTTTGATATCGGTACGATTTTTTACACGGGTTTCAAGAGTCTGCGCGTGGGCATGACCATCAGCAACCTGGGCGGCAATAAGGAAGTGCTGACCGAGGATTATCGCCTGCCGTTTTTCTACAATCTGGCCGTCGCAATGGAATTGATCGGCAAGCAGGGCGACCCGCTTTATCTGACGGGTGCTTATGAGCACGTGTTCTTCCGCGATTACGGAGAGCGCGATCATATTGGCGGCGAGTTGTGGATACAAAATCTGCTGGCACTCCGCGCCGGTTATAAGTTCAAGTACGATGTAGAGAGCTGGAGCGTGGGGGCGGGTGTAAATCTCAATGTAACCGAAGAGCGCAAGATCAGTGTGGATGTTTCGTATAGCGATATCGGCGGTGCAATTAAAGAGCGACCGCTGCGTTTGACGCTTTCGGGAACGTTCTAA